From Micromonospora rhizosphaerae, the proteins below share one genomic window:
- a CDS encoding TadE family type IV pilus minor pilin — MVRPGRRPHGLARDRGSFTAELAAGLPALVLLLFAGLTAVNAVTARAGCLDAAREAALAASRGEAGTAAGARYAPPGADVSVTVAGERVTATVRVPVRTLGARLPRITVSATAVAAVEPGAPGPRP; from the coding sequence GTGGTCCGGCCTGGCCGTCGGCCACACGGACTCGCCCGCGACCGTGGCTCGTTCACCGCCGAGCTCGCGGCCGGCCTGCCGGCGCTGGTCCTGCTGTTGTTCGCCGGCCTCACCGCGGTCAACGCGGTGACCGCGCGGGCCGGTTGCCTGGACGCGGCCCGGGAGGCGGCGCTCGCCGCCTCGCGGGGCGAGGCCGGTACGGCCGCCGGCGCTCGCTACGCCCCGCCCGGCGCCGATGTCTCGGTCACCGTCGCCGGCGAGCGAGTCACCGCGACCGTCCGGGTGCCGGTCCGCACGCTGGGCGCGCGGCTGCCCCGGATCACCGTGTCCGCCACCGCCGTCGCGGCGGTCGAGCCCGGTGCGCCGGGACCACGACCATGA